In one window of Zingiber officinale cultivar Zhangliang chromosome 11A, Zo_v1.1, whole genome shotgun sequence DNA:
- the LOC122030813 gene encoding mevalonate kinase-like isoform X1, protein MFLSTGSNGERIHQNSVEVRARAPGKIILSGEHAVVHGSTAIAAAIDLHTHVSFRLDPSLPPGDEESAVDLELKDMALKFSWPSSKLREVLDDAVADPSNPASCSLERIKSISALVEEPIIPEAMIWLSSGVSAFLHLYTSIHGYKRGKVVVTSDLPLGSGLGSSSSFCVSLAGALLSLTDAVSFDKSQTGWFKLTKAELELVNKWAFEGEKIIHGKPSGIDNTISTFGSMIQFKSGELIQIKSSAPLRMLITNTKVGRNTKVLVAGVSGRSSRHLVAMSSVFTAVDCISKELLTILESPAADDISVTAREEKIEELLEMNQGLLQCMGVSHSSIETVLQTTLKYKLTSKLTGAGGGGCVLTLLPTLLSCSIVDKVIAELESCGFQCLKAEVGGEGLEIFSR, encoded by the exons ATGTTTTTGAGTACGGGGAGCAACGGCGAGCGAATCCACCAAAATTCTGTCGAG GTCCGAGCTCGCGCCCCTGGAAAGATCATCCTCTCCGGCGAGCACGCCGTGGTCCACGGCTCAACCGCCATAGCCGCCGCCATCGATCTACACACTCACGTCTCCTTCCGCCTCGATCCGTCACTGCCCCCTG GAGATGAGGAATCGGCCGTGGATTTGGAGCTGAAAGATATGGCCTTGAAGTTTTCTTGGCCATCATCGAAATTGAGGGAGGTTCTGGACGACGCTGTGGCCGATCCCTCGAACCCGGCTTCCTGCTCGTTGGAACGAATCAAATCGATTTCTGCCCTCGTGGAGGAGCCCATCATACCGGAAGCTATGATCTGGCTCTCTTCCGGAGTTTCTGCCTTTCTTCATCTCTACACCTCGATCCATGG TTACAAGAGAGGAAAAGTGGTAGTAACTTCAGATCTTCCTCTTGGATCCGGACTGGGCTCATCTTCATCATTTTGTGTCTCACTCGCTGGTGCTCTGCTTTCATTGACTGATGCTGTAAGCTTTGACAAATCCCAAACCGGATGGTTTAAGTTGACCAAGGCTGAGCTTGAACTGGTCAATAAATGGGCGTTTGAAGGAGAGAAAATTATACACGGGAAGCCATCAGGCATCGATAATACAATAAGCACATTTG GAAGCATGATTCAATTTAAATCAGGTGAACTGATTCAAATTAAATCAAGTGCACCTCTAAGAATGCTCATTACTAATACAAAGGTTGGAAGGAATACGAAAGTACTGGTTGCTGGTGTATCTGGAAGATCCTCACGGCATCTGGTTGCTATGTCTTCTGTGTTTACTGCTGTTGATTGTATTAGTAAGGAGTTGTTGACCATCTTAGAATCACCAGCTGCTGATGACATATCTGTTACTGCAAGAGAAGAGAAGATAGAGGAACTATTGGAAATGAACCAAGGTTTACTCCAGTGCATGGGGGTAAGCCATAGTTCTATTGAAACTGTACTGCAGACTACACTGAAGTACAAATTGACCTCCAAGCTGACGGGTGCTGGTGGTGGAGGGTGTGTTTTAACACTGCTACCAACAT